From the Roseateles sp. XES5 genome, one window contains:
- a CDS encoding ATP-binding protein translates to MAAGNRLLGRVVACNGSRATISALAEGGQTTLTELWSVGRLISISVGPHRIVALVYSMSTDQQSWAENHDTVFRIEVELLGEVHVSPDGREAFSAGITDYPHLGAIAHRIRASDLAKVYDTGKNDVCIIGKLTQDESLDATIHVPSMLEKHFAIVGTTGVGKSTSVTLLLHKAIQADPKLRVLILDPHNEFAAAFGDLAVVIDTDTLDLPFWLFKLEEFAEVVFRGRPPVPEEMDILRDLIPEAKRAFRGTSDNGLMRRTSEKSSVTADTPVPFRIADLLALVDERIGRLEGRAEKPHLRSLKVKIMSAINDPRYHFMFSSNTITDTILDTIARVFRIPGEGKPVTTFQLAGIPSEVVNSVASVLCRMAFEIGLWSNGGVHMLVVCEEAHRYVPADPKLGFLPTRQAIARIAKEGRKYGVSLGIITQRPGELDPTILSQCSTIFAMRLANEHDQEIIRSAIPNSSSSTTSFISSIGNGEAIAFGEAVAVPMRMRFSRVEANRLPKANGTGVKASEDTPQSVDLRSIVARMRAISGPDISGFQNSYLTAQGQNASLPTGYEDAPYEDEEGYIETLQSAPETRAAPQPPLQEPYRPDMLPGAQGAYQPSTQERFESIRRDLTAEPQRPAADPYRQPVDPYRQPADPYRQPAEPPRQQARPAFGEQQEPRRDGSIREQLLKKPLSSLIRR, encoded by the coding sequence TTGGCGGCCGGAAACCGCCTGCTTGGCCGCGTCGTCGCATGCAACGGCTCGCGCGCCACCATCAGCGCTTTGGCCGAAGGCGGCCAGACGACCCTGACGGAATTGTGGTCCGTCGGCCGGCTCATTTCCATTTCCGTCGGCCCGCACCGTATCGTCGCCCTCGTCTACTCCATGTCCACCGACCAGCAGAGCTGGGCGGAAAACCACGACACCGTCTTTCGCATCGAAGTCGAATTGCTGGGCGAAGTGCATGTCAGCCCCGACGGGCGCGAGGCGTTTTCCGCCGGCATCACCGACTATCCCCATCTCGGCGCCATCGCCCACCGCATCCGCGCCTCGGACCTTGCCAAGGTCTACGACACCGGCAAGAACGACGTCTGCATCATCGGCAAGCTGACACAGGACGAAAGCCTCGACGCGACGATCCATGTGCCCTCCATGCTGGAGAAGCACTTCGCCATCGTCGGCACGACGGGTGTCGGCAAGTCCACCTCCGTCACGCTGCTGCTGCACAAGGCGATCCAGGCCGATCCCAAGCTGCGCGTGCTCATCCTCGACCCGCACAACGAATTCGCCGCCGCCTTCGGGGACCTTGCCGTCGTCATCGACACGGACACGCTGGACCTGCCCTTCTGGCTGTTCAAGCTGGAGGAATTCGCCGAGGTCGTCTTCCGTGGCCGCCCGCCGGTGCCGGAGGAAATGGACATCCTGCGCGACCTCATTCCCGAGGCCAAGCGCGCGTTCCGCGGCACGAGCGACAATGGCCTGATGCGCCGCACGAGCGAGAAAAGCTCCGTCACCGCCGATACGCCCGTCCCCTTCCGCATCGCGGACCTGCTGGCGCTGGTCGACGAACGCATCGGACGGCTGGAAGGCCGGGCGGAAAAGCCGCATCTGCGCTCGCTCAAGGTCAAGATCATGTCGGCGATCAACGACCCGCGCTACCATTTCATGTTCTCCTCGAACACGATCACCGACACGATCCTCGACACCATCGCCCGCGTCTTCCGCATTCCGGGCGAAGGCAAGCCGGTGACGACCTTTCAGCTTGCCGGCATTCCCTCGGAAGTCGTCAATTCCGTCGCCTCGGTCCTGTGCCGCATGGCCTTCGAGATCGGCCTCTGGAGCAATGGCGGCGTTCACATGCTCGTCGTCTGCGAGGAAGCGCACCGCTACGTGCCGGCCGATCCCAAGCTCGGCTTCCTGCCGACGCGCCAGGCCATCGCCCGCATCGCCAAGGAAGGCCGCAAATACGGCGTCTCGCTCGGCATCATCACCCAGCGCCCCGGCGAACTCGACCCGACGATCCTGTCGCAGTGCTCGACCATCTTCGCCATGCGCCTTGCCAACGAGCACGACCAGGAAATCATCCGCTCGGCGATCCCGAACTCCTCGTCGTCGACGACCAGCTTCATCTCGTCCATCGGCAATGGCGAAGCCATCGCCTTCGGCGAGGCCGTCGCGGTGCCGATGCGCATGCGCTTTTCGCGCGTCGAGGCGAACCGCCTGCCCAAGGCCAACGGCACCGGCGTCAAGGCAAGCGAGGATACGCCGCAAAGCGTCGATTTGCGCTCCATCGTCGCCCGCATGCGCGCGATCTCCGGCCCCGACATTTCCGGCTTCCAGAATTCCTACCTCACCGCACAGGGCCAGAATGCGTCCCTGCCGACCGGCTATGAGGACGCGCCCTACGAAGACGAGGAAGGCTATATCGAAACGCTGCAAAGCGCGCCCGAAACGCGCGCCGCACCGCAGCCGCCGCTGCAGGAGCCCTACCGGCCCGACATGCTGCCCGGCGCCCAGGGCGCCTATCAGCCGTCGACGCAGGAACGCTTCGAATCGATCCGTCGCGATCTCACCGCCGAACCGCAGCGCCCGGCCGCCGATCCCTATCGCCAGCCCGTCGATCCCTATCGCCAGCCCGCTGACCCGTACCGCCAGCCGGCAGAGCCGCCCCGCCAGCAGGCGCGCCCTGCCTTCGGCGAACAGCAGGAGCCGCGGCGCGACGGCTCCATTCGCGAACAGCTTCTCAAGAAGCCGCTCAGCAGCCTGATCCGGCGCTAG
- a CDS encoding acetolactate synthase 3 large subunit, whose product MSGTENQMTGAEIVLQALKDNGVEHIFGYPGGAVLPIYDEIFQQDDIEHILVRHEQGAGHMAEGYARSTGKVGVMLVTSGPGATNAVTPLQDALMDSIPLVCLTGQVPTTLIGSDAFQECDTVGITRPCTKHNWLVKDVNDLARIIHEAFRVAQSGRPGPVVVDIPKDVQFATGTYTPPSAAPIQKSYQPKVSGDARQIEAAVSMMKTARRPIIYSGGGVVNSGPEASRLLRELVEITGFPITSTLMGLGSIPASDPKFLGMLGMHGTYEANMTMQHCDVLLAVGARFDDRITGRLNAFSPNSKKIHIDIDPSSINKNVRVDVPILGDVGNVLEDMVRLWRAGAKDYDKAIHADWWTSIAKWRARNSFAYTPSNDVIMPQYAIQRLYELTKDRDTYITSDVGQHQMWAAQFYRFEEPRRWINSGGLGTMGVGLPYAMGIKLAKPESDVFCITGEGSIQMCIQELSTCFQYKTPVKIVSLNNRYLGMVRQWQQLDYEGRYSHSYMDALPDFVKLAEAYGGVGIACDKPSKLDAAIQEMIDVKRPVIFDCRVANLTNCFPMIPSGKAHNEMLLPDEATDEAVANAIDAKGRQLV is encoded by the coding sequence ATGAGCGGAACAGAAAACCAGATGACGGGCGCCGAAATTGTCTTGCAGGCCCTGAAGGACAACGGCGTAGAACATATCTTCGGCTATCCGGGCGGCGCCGTCCTGCCGATCTATGACGAGATTTTCCAGCAGGACGATATCGAGCACATCCTCGTGCGTCACGAGCAGGGCGCCGGCCATATGGCCGAAGGCTATGCCCGCTCCACCGGCAAGGTCGGCGTCATGCTCGTCACCTCCGGCCCCGGTGCGACGAATGCCGTCACGCCGCTGCAGGACGCGCTGATGGATTCCATCCCGCTCGTCTGCCTCACCGGTCAGGTTCCGACCACGCTCATCGGGTCGGACGCCTTCCAGGAATGCGACACGGTCGGCATCACGCGCCCCTGCACCAAGCACAACTGGCTGGTCAAGGACGTCAACGATCTCGCCCGCATCATCCACGAGGCCTTCCGCGTCGCGCAGTCCGGCCGTCCGGGCCCTGTCGTCGTCGATATCCCGAAGGACGTCCAGTTCGCGACCGGCACCTACACGCCGCCGTCCGCCGCGCCGATCCAGAAGAGCTACCAGCCGAAGGTTTCGGGCGATGCCCGCCAGATCGAGGCGGCCGTCAGCATGATGAAGACCGCCCGCCGGCCGATCATCTATTCCGGCGGCGGCGTCGTGAACTCCGGTCCGGAAGCCTCGCGCCTGCTGCGCGAGCTGGTCGAGATCACCGGCTTCCCGATCACCTCGACGCTGATGGGCCTGGGCTCCATCCCGGCCTCGGACCCCAAGTTCCTGGGCATGCTGGGCATGCACGGCACTTACGAGGCCAATATGACCATGCAGCATTGCGATGTGCTGCTGGCCGTGGGGGCGCGCTTCGACGACCGCATCACCGGCCGCCTCAACGCCTTCTCGCCGAACTCGAAGAAGATCCACATCGACATCGACCCGTCCTCGATCAACAAGAACGTCCGTGTCGACGTTCCGATCCTGGGTGACGTCGGCAACGTGCTGGAAGACATGGTTCGCCTGTGGCGGGCCGGCGCGAAGGATTACGACAAGGCGATCCATGCCGACTGGTGGACGTCGATCGCCAAGTGGCGCGCGCGCAATTCCTTCGCCTACACGCCGAGCAACGACGTGATCATGCCGCAATACGCGATCCAGCGGCTCTACGAGCTGACCAAGGACCGCGACACCTACATCACCTCGGACGTGGGCCAGCACCAGATGTGGGCGGCCCAGTTCTACCGCTTCGAGGAGCCACGCCGCTGGATCAATTCCGGCGGCCTGGGCACCATGGGCGTGGGCCTGCCCTACGCCATGGGCATCAAGCTGGCCAAGCCTGAGTCGGATGTGTTCTGCATCACCGGCGAAGGCTCCATCCAGATGTGCATCCAGGAGCTCTCGACCTGCTTCCAGTACAAGACGCCGGTCAAGATCGTCTCGCTGAACAACCGCTATCTGGGCATGGTGCGCCAGTGGCAGCAGCTGGACTACGAGGGCCGCTACTCGCACAGCTATATGGACGCGCTGCCTGACTTTGTCAAGCTGGCCGAGGCCTATGGCGGCGTCGGCATTGCCTGCGACAAGCCCTCGAAGCTCGATGCGGCCATCCAGGAAATGATCGACGTCAAGCGCCCGGTCATCTTTGACTGCCGCGTCGCGAACCTGACGAACTGCTTCCCGATGATCCCCTCGGGCAAGGCGCACAACGAAATGCTGCTGCCCGACGAGGCCACGGACGAAGCGGTCGCCAACGCGATCGACGCCAAGGGCCGTCAGCTCGTTTGA
- the ilvN gene encoding acetolactate synthase small subunit, translated as MNAHLQPTGSAYFIAKETQVAESHTLSVLVDNEPGVLARVIGLFSGRGYNIESLTVSETEHEAHLSRITIVTRGTPSVLEQIKSQLERIVPVHRVVDLTVRAKILGQERPIEREVALVKVVGSGEMRQETLRLADAFHAKVVDATTEHFILEITGKSSKIDQFVAIMKPLGLVEVCRTGIAAMNRGPQGM; from the coding sequence ATGAACGCACACCTTCAGCCCACCGGCTCCGCCTATTTCATCGCCAAGGAAACCCAGGTCGCGGAGAGCCACACGCTTTCCGTCCTGGTCGACAACGAGCCGGGCGTCCTTGCCCGCGTCATCGGCCTGTTCTCCGGCCGCGGCTACAACATCGAAAGCCTCACGGTTTCCGAGACCGAACACGAGGCGCATCTGTCGCGCATCACCATCGTGACGCGCGGCACGCCGAGCGTTCTCGAACAGATCAAGTCGCAGCTCGAACGCATCGTTCCCGTTCACCGGGTGGTCGATCTCACCGTGCGCGCCAAGATCCTCGGCCAGGAGCGGCCGATCGAGCGCGAAGTGGCGCTGGTGAAGGTCGTCGGTTCCGGCGAGATGCGCCAGGAAACCCTGCGCCTTGCCGATGCCTTCCATGCCAAGGTCGTCGACGCCACGACCGAGCATTTCATCCTCGAAATCACCGGCAAGTCTTCCAAGATCGACCAGTTCGTCGCGATCATGAAGCCGCTCGGCCTCGTGGAAGTCTGCCGCACGGGCATTGCCGCGATGAACCGCGGCCCGCAGGGCATGTGA
- a CDS encoding aldo/keto reductase has translation MKAELPAVTLPGGRQVPALGLGTWHMGEGYASPEEEAASLRAGLDLGMTLIDTAEMYADGGAEEVVGEAIRGRRDEVFLVSKVLPYNASRTGTVAACEASLKRLGTDHIELYLLHWRGRYPLAETVEAFERLKSEGKIGAWGVSNFDEPDMRELLAAAEPARPAANQVLYNLARRGIEFDLLRWSQVQNVPIMAYSPLDEGRLIGHPALEEVGRIHNASSAQVALAFLLTRAGVIAIPKSGSPERVRENFRAAEIRLTSEDLRLLDEAFPPPTRKRPLEMI, from the coding sequence ATGAAAGCGGAACTACCGGCAGTCACCCTTCCCGGCGGACGGCAGGTGCCGGCCCTCGGCCTCGGCACGTGGCACATGGGCGAAGGTTATGCCTCGCCGGAAGAGGAAGCGGCGAGCCTGCGCGCCGGGCTCGACCTCGGCATGACGCTGATCGACACGGCGGAAATGTATGCCGACGGCGGCGCGGAAGAGGTGGTGGGCGAAGCGATCCGCGGCCGGCGCGACGAGGTCTTTCTCGTCAGCAAGGTGCTGCCCTACAATGCCAGCCGCACCGGCACCGTCGCCGCCTGCGAGGCGAGCCTGAAGCGGCTCGGCACCGACCATATCGAACTCTACCTCCTGCACTGGCGCGGCCGTTATCCGCTCGCCGAAACCGTCGAGGCTTTCGAGCGCCTGAAGTCGGAAGGCAAGATCGGCGCCTGGGGCGTGTCCAATTTCGACGAACCCGACATGAGGGAATTGCTGGCCGCCGCCGAGCCCGCCCGCCCCGCCGCCAACCAGGTGCTCTACAACCTCGCCCGGCGCGGCATCGAATTCGATCTCCTGCGCTGGAGCCAGGTGCAGAACGTTCCGATCATGGCCTATTCGCCGCTCGACGAGGGCCGCCTGATCGGCCACCCGGCGCTGGAAGAGGTCGGCCGCATCCACAATGCCAGCTCCGCCCAGGTCGCCCTCGCCTTCCTGCTGACCAGGGCCGGCGTCATCGCCATCCCGAAGTCCGGCTCGCCCGAGCGCGTGCGCGAGAATTTCCGCGCCGCCGAAATCCGCCTGACATCGGAAGACCTGCGCCTTCTCGACGAGGCCTTCCCGCCGCCGACGCGCAAGCGCCCGCTGGAAATGATCTGA